A part of Neoarius graeffei isolate fNeoGra1 chromosome 8, fNeoGra1.pri, whole genome shotgun sequence genomic DNA contains:
- the LOC132890031 gene encoding uncharacterized protein LOC132890031: MTCLWILILIFSTMYPVQPGRRWVAAQSLTESGVYQPDKELSVDIGDSATLQCCISENEIGIIAWFKQPNRKKPQIIVTVYKSAGETFYKESQKSRFQIKRSSNCLNMKILKMTQSDEAMYYCALTRPDLVFADGTYLKIKGEHVTIESETSKPALGDNSVGCEPTLHGNSTNTNTQEKTVLGLGTALGLCALLIFCLIYFILRRRKWDKINASVENPPAMRQESAEAETLNYVALQFSKRKAKAEEKKTGSSDECVYSDMKKAVRCNRNNS; the protein is encoded by the exons atgacttgtttgtggattttaattttgattttcagCACCATGT ATCCAGTCCAACCTGGTAGACGCTGGGTTGCTGCACAATCCCTCACAGAGTCAGGAGTTTATCAGCCTGATAAAGAGCTCAGTGTGGATATCGGAGACTCGGCGACTCTGCAGTGTTGTATTTCGGAAAATGAAATTGGGATAATCGCCTGGTTTAAGCAACCGAACAGAAAAAAACCTCAGATTATAGTCACGGTGTATAAAAGTGCTGGAGAAACATTTTACAAAGAATCCCAAAAGTCACGTTTCCAAATAAAAAGATCTTCAAACTGCTTAAATATGAAAATTTTAAAAATGACTCAGTCTGATGAAGCCATGTACTACTGTGCACTGACGAGACCCGACCTTGTGTTTGCAGATGGAACTTATTTAAAAATTAAAG GTGAACATGTTACTATTGAATCAGAAACATCTAAACCAGCTCTGGGTGATAATTCAGTGGGCTGTGAACCAACACTGCATGGAAACAGCACTAACACGAACACACAAGAGAAAACAG TGCTCGGTTTGGGAACGGCTTTGGGTTTGTGTGCACTTCTGATTTTCTGTCTCATTTATTTCATCCTGAGGAGAAGAAAATGGGATAAAA TAAATGCTTCAGTAGAAAACCCTCCAGCAATGAGGCAG gaaTCTGCTGAAGCTGAAACACTGAATTATGTAGCTTTGCAATTCTCCAAGAGGAAAGCCAAAGCTGAAGAAAAGAAAACTGGCTCATCAGATGAGTGTGTGTACTCCGATATGAAGAAAGCTGTCAGGTGTAACAGAAATAATTCATAA